In Amyelois transitella isolate CPQ chromosome 13, ilAmyTran1.1, whole genome shotgun sequence, a genomic segment contains:
- the LOC106132107 gene encoding vitamin K epoxide reductase complex subunit 1 isoform X1, whose protein sequence is MFLPSGGHRYQAAWMMKSVALSRYITVVAIAGVLVSTYALYVEMAAEAHPGYKALCDIAEYASCSRVLTSEYSKGFGVMPKESSLEVPNCIYGILFYCIMILLATFDQKFIVRLQFYLAIASVASSVYLAYLLAFVLRDFCIVCVSTYFINAALVGLVYKKDRLLTEKSK, encoded by the exons ATGTTTTTACCCTCGGGCGGACACAG ATATCAAGCAGCTTGGATGATGAAGTCCGTAGCCCTATCTCGTTACATCACTGTCGTGGCCATAGCCGGGGTGCTGGTGTCGACGTATGCCTTGTACGTGGAAATGGCGGCGGAGGCCCACCCTGGGTACAAAGCCCTGTGCGACATAGCCGAGTACGCCAGTTGTTCCAGAGTGCTGACGTCTGA gtaTTCAAAAGGTTTTGGAGTAATGCCAAAAGAATCCTCGCTTGAAGTTCCGAATTGCATATATGGAATACTATTTTACTGCATAATGATACTTTTAG cAACATTTGATCAAAAGTTCATCGTGCGGTTGCAGTTCTACTTGGCTATCGCTTCAGTGGCATCTAGTGTGTATTTGGCATATCTTCTCGCTTTTGTTTTAAGAGATTTTTGTATTGTGTGTGTctctacatattttataaatgcagCATTAGTAGGCTTAGTGTATAAAAAAGATAGATTGTTGactgaaaaaagtaaatag
- the LOC106132107 gene encoding vitamin K epoxide reductase complex subunit 1-like protein 1 isoform X2 — protein sequence MMKSVALSRYITVVAIAGVLVSTYALYVEMAAEAHPGYKALCDIAEYASCSRVLTSEYSKGFGVMPKESSLEVPNCIYGILFYCIMILLATFDQKFIVRLQFYLAIASVASSVYLAYLLAFVLRDFCIVCVSTYFINAALVGLVYKKDRLLTEKSK from the exons ATGATGAAGTCCGTAGCCCTATCTCGTTACATCACTGTCGTGGCCATAGCCGGGGTGCTGGTGTCGACGTATGCCTTGTACGTGGAAATGGCGGCGGAGGCCCACCCTGGGTACAAAGCCCTGTGCGACATAGCCGAGTACGCCAGTTGTTCCAGAGTGCTGACGTCTGA gtaTTCAAAAGGTTTTGGAGTAATGCCAAAAGAATCCTCGCTTGAAGTTCCGAATTGCATATATGGAATACTATTTTACTGCATAATGATACTTTTAG cAACATTTGATCAAAAGTTCATCGTGCGGTTGCAGTTCTACTTGGCTATCGCTTCAGTGGCATCTAGTGTGTATTTGGCATATCTTCTCGCTTTTGTTTTAAGAGATTTTTGTATTGTGTGTGTctctacatattttataaatgcagCATTAGTAGGCTTAGTGTATAAAAAAGATAGATTGTTGactgaaaaaagtaaatag